One window of the Eucalyptus grandis isolate ANBG69807.140 chromosome 6, ASM1654582v1, whole genome shotgun sequence genome contains the following:
- the LOC104449281 gene encoding uncharacterized protein LOC104449281, giving the protein MEKKQGFFSALKDEVVRGLSPSRSRPRSRAKSPRGRSASPMSGLFRRRKGGQVAPPELLISRSGSLMRPVEALSPLMEGPDPDGAECGDSRRGHWMRAPSVSSSSSSAAAAAAASKQSNLRLLLGVLGAPLAPVHVAASDPLPHLSIKNIPIESSSAQYILQQYMAASGGQKLQNSINNAYAMGKVRMIASEFETPNKVIKNKNSSKAAESGGFVLWQMNPDMWYVELALGGSKVHAGCNGKIVWRHTPWLGAHAAKGPVRPLRRALQGLDPRTTASMFTNARCIGEKMVNGEDCFILKLCADPVTLKARSDGPAEIIRHVLFGYFSQKTGLLIHLEDSHLTRIQNNGGDAVYWETTINSFLDDYRPVEGIMIAHSGRSVVTLFRFGETAMNHTKTRMEEAWTIEEVAFNVPGLSLDCFIPPAEIRLSSISEACELPHGQRAKNAAANLGSNIHRARVASLDRSHGSLARSYI; this is encoded by the exons ATGGAGAAGAAGCAGGGGTTCTTCTCCGCTCTCAAGGACGAGGTGGTGCGCGGCCTCTCCCCCTCGCGCTCCCGTCCCCGCTCCAGGGCCAAGAGCCCCCGCGGCAGGAGCGCGTCGCCCATGAGCGGCCTCTTCAGGCGGAGGAAGGGGGGCCAGGTGGCGCCGCCCGAGCTGCTGATCTCGAGATCCGGGAGCCTGATGCGGCCCGTCGAGGCTCTCTCCCCGCTGATGGAGGGCCCCGATCCGGACGGCGCGGAATGCGGGGACTCCAGGAGGGGACACTGGATGCGGGCGCCCTCcgtctcctcctcttcctcctccgccgccgccgccgcagccgccagCAAGCAGTCGAATCTGAGGCTTCTGCTCGGCGTGCTCGGGGCGCCGCTCGCTCCCGTGCACGTGGCCGCCTCCGATCCCCTCCCTCACCTCAGCATCAAGAACATCCCCATT GAATCGTCGTCCGCGCAGTACATACTGCAGCAGTACATGGCAGCGTCTGGAGGACAGAAGCTCCAGAACTCCATTAACAACGCATACGCCATGGGAAAGGTCCGGATGATAGCCTCCGAATTCGAGACGCCCAACAAAGTCATCAAGAACAAGAATTCCTCTAAGGCCGCTGAGTCAGGTGGGTTCGTTCTCTGGCAGATGAATCCCGACATGTGGTATGTCGAGCTGGCGCTTGGGGGCAGCAAGGTTCACGCCGGCTGCAATGGGAAGATTGTATGGAGGCACACGCCATGGCTCGGTGCGCATGCAGCGAAGGGACCTGTTAGGCCTCTCCGTCGTGCACTCCAG GGTCTTGATCCAAGAACCACGGCAAGCATGTTTACCAATGCGCGGTGTATTGGGGAGAAGATGGTCAATGGAGAGGACTGTTTCATTCTTAAGCTTTGCGCAGACCCTGTCACCCTGAAGGCCAGGAGCGATGGACCAGCTGAAATCATACGGCACGTTCTATTTGGGTACTTCAGCCAGAAAACAGGGCTCCTCATTCACTTGGAAGACTCGCACTTGACCCGGATCCAGAACAACGGAGGTGATGCTGTGTATTGGGAGACCACAATCAACTCCTTCCTCGACGATTATAGGCCTGTGGAGGGAATTATGATCGCACATTCAGGACGGTCGGTAGTGACCCTCTTCAGGTTTGGAGAAACTGCCATGAACCATACCAAGACCAGGATGGAGGAAGCATGGACCATCGAGGAAGTGGCGTTCAATGTCCCAGGACTGTCGTTAGATTGCTTCATCCCTCCCGCAGAAATCAGGTTATCCTCGATCAGTGAGGCCTGTGAACTCCCTCATGGTCAGAGAGCAAAGAATGCGGCTGCTAATCTCGGTAGTAATATACATCGTGCCAGAGTTGCTTCACTAGACAGATCTCATGGTAGCCTGGCCCGCAGTTACATTTAG
- the LOC104449283 gene encoding aspartic proteinase CDR1: MAPPASRLAAALLLAWLSLPELLVSFAHALPRPGDLHRPLILPLSKAPRDSSSSASSSSSSRERDHHRRRLLGSELPRSPSARMRLYDDLLSNGYYTTRLAIGTPPQEFALIVDTGSTVTYVPCSNCQRCGKHQDPRFQPQLSSTYQPVKCNAHCSCDDARKQCTYQRRYAEMSSSTGMLGNDLVSFGNESELTPQRAVFGCEIVETGDLFSQRADGIMGLGRGYLSIVNQLVEKHVIDNSFSLCYGGMGMGGGAMILGSIVPPTGMVFSHSDPHRSPYYNIELKEIHVAGEPLKLTPSIFDGRHGTVLDSGTTFAYLPAKAFLAFRDAVTENVRSLRKIPGPDPKFQDVCFAGAGWDISRLSEVFPKVDMVFGDKQKLSLSPENYLFKHTKVPGAYCLGIFQNENDETTLLGGILVRNMLVTYDREKNKLGFWKTNCSELWKRLQDTGSPTPAPLVPQKHNNTSAISPSIAPSGLTPNSFPDEFRVGIITFNMSFSIKSYSGKPNFTEFEELIAHELGVSTSQVHLLKFTSSGNQFLVELAIFPADSADYFSNTTAMSIITRLRDHHVQLPERFGSYQLVEWKIEPQKKRTWWQRNYLAVAAVASVALLLTLTSIALWFVWKNNWQQSGAYKPVGVVIPEQELPPLVIPEQELRRFDSGMSIFSL, translated from the exons ATGGCTCCGCCCGCGTCTCGGCTGgccgccgccctcctcctcGCCTGGCTGTCTCTGCCCGAGCTCCTCGTCTCCTTCGCGCACGCTCTCCCTCGTCCGGGCGATCTCCACCGCCCGTTGATCTTGCCTCTCTCTAAAGCGCCCCgggattcttcttcttctgcttcttcttcttcttcctctcgcgAGAGAGATCATCACCGCCGGCGATTGCTCGGCTCGGAGCTCCCTCGCTCGCCCAGCGCTCGCATGCGGCTCTACGACGATCTCCTCTCTAATGG ATACTACACGACGCGTCTTGCCATTGGGACGCCTCCTCAGGAGTTTGCGCTGATCGTGGACACGGGAAGCACCGTCACTTACGTTCCGTGTTCCAATTGTCAGCGTTGTGGTAAACATCAG GATCCAAGATTTCAACCTCAATTATCTTCCACCTATCAACCTGTCAAATGCAATGCCCACTGCTCCTGCGACGATGCAAGAAAGCAGTGCACTTATCAGAGACGGTACGCTGAGATGAGCTCCAGTACCGGCATGCTGGGAAATGATCTTGTATCATTTGGGAATGAAAGTGAGCTCACACCCCAGAGGGCTGTTTTTGGGTGTGAAATTGTGGAAACCGGTGATCTGTTCAGCCAACGAGCAGATGGCATAATGGGCTTGGGACGTGGTTATCTCAGCATTGTGAATCAGCTCGTTGAGAAGCATGTTATTGATAACTCTTTCTCATTATGTTATGGTGGTATGGGCATGGGAGGTGGTGCAATGATACTTGGAAGTATTGTTCCTCCCACAGGAATGGTATTCTCACATTCGGATCCTCACCGCAG TCCGTATTACAATATCGAGCTGAAGGAAATACATGTTGCTGGGGAGCCATTGAAGTTGACACCAAGTATTTTTGATGGAAGACATGGAACGGTCTTGGATAGTGGAACCACATTTGCATACCTACCAGCAAAGGCATTTCTGGCATTCAGGGATGCT GTTACAGAGAATGTTCGATCCCTGAGAAAGATTCCAGGACCCGATCCAAAATTCCAAGATGTTTGTTTTGCTGGTGCTGGATG GGACATCTCCAGGTTATCTGAAGTATTTCCAAAGGTTGATATGGTTTTTGGCGACAAGCAAAAGCTGTCACTGTCTCCTGAGAACTACTTGTTCAAG CATACAAAGGTTCCTGGGGCATACTGCTTAGGAATATTCCAGAACGAAAATGATGAAACCACTCTCCTAGGAG GTATACTTGTCCGCAACATGCTTGTTACTTATGATAGGGAGAAAAATAAGCTTGGCTTTTGGAAAACTAATTGTTCTGAACTGTGGAAGCGACTGCAAGATACTGGTAGTCCTACACCTGCACCTTTAGTTCCACAGAAGCACAATAATACTTCAGCTATTTCTCCTAGCATAGCTCCGAGTGGATTGACTCCAAATTCGTTTCCGG ATGAATTTCGAGTAGGCATCATAACGTTCAACATGTCATTCAGCATCAAAAGCTACAGTGGCAAGCCTAACTTCACTGAATTTGAAGAACTTATTGCTCATGAGTTGGGAGTGAGTACCTCACAG GTCCATTTGCTGAAATTCACTTCCAGTGGAAATCAGTTCCTTGTTGAGTTGGCTATCTTTCCAGCAGATTCTGCTGATTACTTCTCTAATACCACTGCAATG AGCATAATCACACGCTTAAGAGATCATCACGTGCAGCTTCCTGAAAGATTCGGTAGTTATCAGCTAGTTGAATGGAAAATTGAGCCTCAAAAGAAGCG CACATGGTGGCAGCGTAATTATTTGGCAGTGGCTGCAGTAGCTTCTGTAGCACTGTTGCTCACCTTAACGAGCATCGCACTATGGTTTGTTTGGAAGAATAACTGGCAACAATCTGGTGCATACAAGCCTGTAGGTGTCGTCATTCCTGAGCAAGAGCTTCCGCCGCTCGTCATTCCTGAGCAAGAGCTCCGCCGCTTTGACTCAGGCATGTCCATCTTctcattatga
- the LOC104449279 gene encoding uncharacterized protein LOC104449279, which translates to MEEADPSIRRAGITSCFKEMLHRDNQELVLILSGLWHIAMTHTDDPEYPSLGIFNLLSNLIMKGISDKDWLLRDQNIYVPYYAAHIIGSYTMNKAEFAEKAVESGVIPPLIKLLRGKLSWVEQRVAVRALGHLASYETTFKAVLAYEQEVVDSAMQIASTCLEVVYSQFIALNGMKRSKYQRDLLTRGIGRTELEDRKAEEWASQLQCWSLYLLNCFACKGRSLDLICRGEFLKDLCEMWGGLVNHSNPGGVGLIRILCYTKIGRERIADCKEVVQYLCNLSRSSDDWQYMGIDCLLLLLRDQNTRYQVIEIAIFCLIDLIELNNLGKARIHIGEAISRTLLQDHSKMIRSKFKDNPKVQEALDELWILKVEKGKRERLLTQEKVKEKRVLVDLIKQQAKSMFWAGHIEEAMLKYNEALEICPLRLRKDRMVIYSNRGQCHLLLGDADSAIRDTTRALCLSSPANNHCKSLWRRSQAYDMKGLSRESLMDCLMFVNGCMRSEKKRGKHAKIPHYAARMISKQMEAMWLFAGSRSRAMASCAEGGRF; encoded by the coding sequence ATGGAGGAGGCAGACCCATCAATCAGAAGAGCTGGTATTACAAGTTGCTTCAAGGAGATGCTTCATAGGGACAACCAAGAGCTAGTTCTCATCCTGAGTGGACTGTGGCACATTGCCATGACTCACACTGACGATCCCGAATACCCGTCCCTCGGAATCTTCAACCTCTTGAGCAACTTGATCATGAAGGGGATTAGTGACAAAGATTGGCTTCTTAGGGATCAAAACATATACGTGCCTTACTACGCAGCCCACATTATTGGCTCCTACACCATGAACAAGGCCGAGTTTGCTGAAAAGGCAGTGGAGTCCGGCGTGATACCACCATTGATCAAGCTCCTGAGAGGCAAGTTAAGTTGGGTCGAGCAAAGAGTTGCAGTCCGAGCTCTGGGCCACCTCGCAAGCTACGAGACTACTTTCAAAGCGGTTTTGGCGTACGAACAAGAAGTGGTTGATTCAGCCATGCAAATAGCAAGCACTTGCCTCGAGGTCGTGTATTCCCAATTCATAGCACTAAATGGAATGAAGAGGTCGAAGTACCAACGCGATTTGCTGACGCGCGGTATCGGAAGGACCGAGTTGGAAGACCGAAAGGCTGAGGAGTGGGCGAGCCAGCTCCAATGCTGGTCTCTCTATCTCCTAAATTGCTTTGCCTGCAAGGGAAGGagtttggatttgatttgcaGGGGAGAGTTCTTGAAGGACTTGTGCGAGATGTGGGGTGGACTTGTCAACCACTCTAATCCTGGTGGTGTTGGGCTTATTAGAATCTTGTGTTACACCAAaattggaagagagaggatAGCTGATTGCAAAGAAGTCGTCCAATATCTCTGTAATCTCTCAAGATCTTCCGATGATTGGCAGTATATGGGCATCGATTGTCTTCTCTTACTTCTCAGAGACCAAAATACCCGGTACCAAGTCATTGAAATTGCCATTTTTTGTCTCATAGATTTGATAGAACTCAATAATCTTGGGAAAGCAAGGATCCACATAGGAGAAGCCATTTCAAGAACTCTCCTTCAAGACCACAGCAAAATGATAAGATCAAAATTCAAGGACAATCCAAAAGTCCAAGAGGCATTAGATGAATTATGGATCCTAAAGgttgaaaaagggaaaagggagagACTTTTGACCCAAGAAAAGGTTAAAGAAAAGAGGGTCTTAGTGGATCTCATAAAACAACAAGCAAAAAGCATGTTTTGGGCAGGTCACATAGAGGAGGCCATGTTGAAGTACAACGAGGCACTGGAGATTTGCCCATTGAGGCTGAGGAAGGACAGGATGGTGATCTACAGCAACCGAGGCCAGTGTCATTTGTTGCTTGGAGATGCAGATTCTGCCATCAGAGACACAACAAGAGCTCTCTGCTTGTCGAGTCCGGCGAACAATCACTGCAAGAGCTTGTGGAGAAGATCGCAGGCTTATGATATGAAAGGGCTGAGCAGAGAGAGCTTGATGGATTGCTTGATGTTTGTCAACGGGTGCATGAGGTCGGAGAAGAAGAGGGGCAAACACGCAAAGATACCGCACTATGCAGCGCGTATGATCAGCAAGCAGATGGAGGCCATGTGGCTGTTTGCCGGCTCAAGGTCGAGGGCGATGGCGAGCTGTGCAGAAGGAGGGAGATTTTGA
- the LOC104449282 gene encoding peamaclein, which translates to MKMVRATAFLLACLLVSSSLLDLAMAGSSFCGSKCSARCAKAGLKDRCLKYCQICCDKCKCVPSGTYGNKHECPCYRDLRNSKGKPKCP; encoded by the exons ATGAAGATGGTTCGAGCGACAGCTTTCCTTCTCGCATGTCTCCTCGTCAGCTCCTCTCTGCTCGACTTGGCAATGGCCGGATCAA GTTTCTGCGGGTCCAAGTGCTCGGCGAGGTGCGCTAAGGCGGGGCTGAAGGATCGCTGCCTCAAGTACTGCCAGATTTGCTGTGACAAGTGCAAGTGCGTCCCCTCCGGCACCTACGGCAACAAGCACGAGTGCCCGTGTTACCGTGACCTCAGGAACTCCAAGGGCAAGCCGAAATGCCCTTGA